A single genomic interval of Camelina sativa cultivar DH55 chromosome 11, Cs, whole genome shotgun sequence harbors:
- the LOC104723051 gene encoding pentatricopeptide repeat-containing protein At4g19890 isoform X2: MASLLTKSNRFLLRPSEIPNSLCSLLFFRLISSDNESSDLSLLPSSPSSSPSQSLVKSVCSLVCNSYLRQNHVISSSPHRVNLEFDANSLTHEQAITVVASLASEAGSMVALCFFYWAVGFEKFRHFMRLYLVTADSLLANGNLQKAHEVMRCMLRNFSEIGRLNEAVGMVMDMQNQGLTPSAITLNCVLEIAIESGLMEYAENVFDEMSVRGVCPDSSSFKIMVIGCFRDGKIQEADRWLSGMIQRGFIPDNATCTLILTALCENGLVNRAIWYFRKMIDLGFKPNLINFTSLIDGLCKKGSIKQAFEVLEEMVRYGWKPNVYTHTALIDGLCKRGWTEKAFRLFLKLVRSDHYKPNVHTYTSMIGGYCKEDKLNRAEMLFSRMKEQGLFPNVNTYTTLINGHCKGGNFDRAYELMNLMGDEGFRPNIYTYNAVVDSLCKKSRATEAYELLNKAFSRGLEADGVTYTILIQEQCKQSDNKQALAFFCRMNKTGFEADMRLNNILIAAFCRQKQMKESERLFQLVVSLGLVPTKETYTSMVSGYCKEGDIDLALRYFHNMKRHGCVPDSFTYGSLISGLCKKSMVDEACKLYEAMIDRGLSPPEVTRVTLAYEYCKRNDSANAMILLEPLDKKLWIRTVRTLVRKLCSEKKVGVAALFFQKLLEKDGTADRVTLAAFTTACSESGKNNLVADLTERISRGVG; encoded by the exons ATGGCGTCTCTTCTTACTAAATCGAATCGATTCCTTCTTAGACCTTCTGAGATACCCAATTCTCtctgctctcttctcttcttcagacTGATCTCTTCCGACAACGAATCCAGTGatttgtctcttcttccttcttctccatcatcgtCACCTTCTCAATCTCTCGTTAAATCTGTATGTTCATTGGTCTGTAACTCCTATCTTCGTCAAAACCATGTCATATCATCATCCCCACACCGCGTCAATCTCGAATTCGATGCTAATTCTCTTACCCACGAGCAAGCCATCACTGTGGTGGCTTCACTCGCGAGCGAAGCTGGTTCAATGGTGGCGCTTTGTTTCTTCTACTGGGCAGTGGGTTTCGAAAAGTTTCGACATTTCATGAGATTGTATCTCGTAACCGCTGATTCTTTGCTTGCTAATGGGAATTTGCAGAAAGCTCATGAG GTAATGCGATGTATGCTTAGAAATTTCTCGGAGATTGGGAGATTGAACGAGGCTGTTGGTATGGTTATGGATATGCAGAATCAGGGGTTAACACCTAGTGCTATAACTCTGAATTGTGTTCTTGAGATTGCGATTGAGTCGGGTTTGATGGAGTATGCAGAGAAcgtgttcgacgaaatgtctGTGAGAGGAGTGTGTCCGGATTCTAGTTCTTTTAAGATTATGGTTATTGGTTGTTTTAGAGATGGTAAGATTCAGGAAGCTGATAGGTGGTTAAGTGGGATGATCCAAAGAGGTTTTATTCCTGATAACGCTACTTGTACTTTGATCCTCACTGCTCTGTGTGAGAATGGTTTAGTTAATAGAGCGATTTGGTATTTTCGTAAGAtgattgatttagggtttaagccAAACTTGATAAACTTTACGTCTTTGATTGATGGATTATGCAAGAAGGGAAGTATCAAGCAGGCTTTTGAGGTGTTAGAGGAGATGGTTAGATATGGTTGGAAGCCAAATGTGTATACACACACGGCTTTAATTGATGGGCTATGTAAAAGGGGGTGGACTGAGAAGGCGTTTAGGTTGTTCCTGAAGCTTGTTCGTAGTGATCATTACAAACCCAATGTACATACTTATACTTCGATGATTGGTGGGTATTGCAAAGAAGATAAGTTGAACCGTGCAGAGATGTTGTTTAGCAGAATGAAAGAGCAGGGTTTGTTTCCTAACGTTAACACATATACTACGCTCATCAATGGTCACTGTAAAGGTGGAAATTTTGATAGAGCATACGAGTTGATGAATTTGATGGGTGATGAAGGTTTTAGGCCAAATATTTATACGTATAATGCGGTTGTAGATAGTCTCTGTAAGAAATCAAGGGCGACTGAGGCATATGAGTTGCTGAATAAAGCATTTTCTCGTGGATTAGAAGCTGATGGGGTTACTTACACTATTCTTATTCAAGAACAGTGTAAGCAAAGTGACAATAAGCAAGCTCTTGCTTTCTTTTGTCGGATGAATAAGACTGGTTTTGAAGCTGATATGCGCCTGAACAACATATTGATAGCTGCATTTTGTAGGCAAAAGCAAATGAAGGAAAGCGAGAGGCTTTTTCAGTTAGTGGTGAGTCTTGGCTTGGTTCCAACTAAGGAGACATATACGTCTATGGTTAGCGGGTATTGTAAGGAAGGTGACATCGATCTGGCTTTGAGATATTTTCACAACATGAAGAGACATGGTTGCGTTCCTGATAGCTTCACTTATGGTTCACTAATAAGCGGTCTCTGCAAGAAGTCCATGGTAGATGAAGCTTGTAAGCTTTACGAAGCGATGATTGACAGAGGCTTGTCTCCTCCTGAGGTAACTCGGGTCACATTAGCATATGAGTATTGTAAGAGGAATGATTCAGCCAACGCAATGATCCTGCTTGAACCTTTAGATAAGAAACTGTGGATTAGAACTGTTAGGACACTTGTGAGAAAGTTGTGTAGCGAGAAGAAAGTCGGCGTGGCAGCTCTGTTCTTCCAGAAATTGTTGGAGAAAGATGGTACCGCTGATCGTGTCACCTTAGCTGCTTTCACTACAGCTTGTTCTGAGTCTGGTAAAAACAACCTTGTTGCTGATTTGACCGAGAGAATCTCCAGAGGAGTAGGCTAG
- the LOC104723051 gene encoding pentatricopeptide repeat-containing protein At4g19890 isoform X1, which translates to MASLLTKSNRFLLRPSEIPNSLCSLLFFRLISSDNESSDLSLLPSSPSSSPSQSLVKSVCSLVCNSYLRQNHVISSSPHRVNLEFDANSLTHEQAITVVASLASEAGSMVALCFFYWAVGFEKFRHFMRLYLVTADSLLANGNLQKAHEVMRCMLRNFSEIGRLNEAVGMVMDMQNQGLTPSAITLNCVLEIAIESGLMEYAENVFDEMSVRGVCPDSSSFKIMVIGCFRDGKIQEADRWLSGMIQRGFIPDNATCTLILTALCENGLVNRAIWYFRKMIDLGFKPNLINFTSLIDGLCKKGSIKQAFEVLEEMVRYGWKPNVYTHTALIDGLCKRGWTEKAFRLFLKLVRSDHYKPNVHTYTSMIGGYCKEDKLNRAEMLFSRMKEQGLFPNVNTYTTLINGHCKGGNFDRAYELMNLMGDEGFRPNIYTYNAVVDSLCKKSRATEAYELLNKAFSRGLEADGVTYTILIQEQCKQSDNKQALAFFCRMNKTGFEADMRLNNILIAAFCRQKQMKESERLFQLVVSLGLVPTKETYTSMVSGYCKEGDIDLALRYFHNMKRHGCVPDSFTYGSLISGLCKKSMVDEACKLYEAMIDRGLSPPEVTRVTLAYEYCKRNDSANAMILLEPLDKKLWIRTVRTLVRKLCSEKKVGVAALFFQKLLEKDGTADRVTLAAFTTACSESGKNNLVADLTERISRGVG; encoded by the exons ATGGCGTCTCTTCTTACTAAATCGAATCGATTCCTTCTTAGACCTTCTGAGATACCCAATTCTCtctgctctcttctcttcttcagacTGATCTCTTCCGACAACGAATCCAGTGatttgtctcttcttccttcttctccatcatcgtCACCTTCTCAATCTCTCGTTAAATCTGTATGTTCATTGGTCTGTAACTCCTATCTTCGTCAAAACCATGTCATATCATCATCCCCACACCGCGTCAATCTCGAATTCGATGCTAATTCTCTTACCCACGAGCAAGCCATCACTGTGGTGGCTTCACTCGCGAGCGAAGCTGGTTCAATGGTGGCGCTTTGTTTCTTCTACTGGGCAGTGGGTTTCGAAAAGTTTCGACATTTCATGAGATTGTATCTCGTAACCGCTGATTCTTTGCTTGCTAATGGGAATTTGCAGAAAGCTCATGAGGTAATGCGATGTATGCTTAGAAATTTCTCGGAGATTGGGAGATTGAACGAGGCTGTTGGTATGGTTATGGATATGCAGAATCAGGGGTTAACACCTAGTGCTATAACTCTGAATTGTGTTCTTGAGATTGCGATTGAGTCGGGTTTGATGGAGTATGCAGAGAAcgtgttcgacgaaatgtctGTGAGAGGAGTGTGTCCGGATTCTAGTTCTTTTAAGATTATGGTTATTGGTTGTTTTAGAGATGGTAAGATTCAGGAAGCTGATAGGTGGTTAAGTGGGATGATCCAAAGAGGTTTTATTCCTGATAACGCTACTTGTACTTTGATCCTCACTGCTCTGTGTGAGAATGGTTTAGTTAATAGAGCGATTTGGTATTTTCGTAAGAtgattgatttagggtttaagccAAACTTGATAAACTTTACGTCTTTGATTGATGGATTATGCAAGAAGGGAAGTATCAAGCAG GCTTTTGAGGTGTTAGAGGAGATGGTTAGATATGGTTGGAAGCCAAATGTGTATACACACACGGCTTTAATTGATGGGCTATGTAAAAGGGGGTGGACTGAGAAGGCGTTTAGGTTGTTCCTGAAGCTTGTTCGTAGTGATCATTACAAACCCAATGTACATACTTATACTTCGATGATTGGTGGGTATTGCAAAGAAGATAAGTTGAACCGTGCAGAGATGTTGTTTAGCAGAATGAAAGAGCAGGGTTTGTTTCCTAACGTTAACACATATACTACGCTCATCAATGGTCACTGTAAAGGTGGAAATTTTGATAGAGCATACGAGTTGATGAATTTGATGGGTGATGAAGGTTTTAGGCCAAATATTTATACGTATAATGCGGTTGTAGATAGTCTCTGTAAGAAATCAAGGGCGACTGAGGCATATGAGTTGCTGAATAAAGCATTTTCTCGTGGATTAGAAGCTGATGGGGTTACTTACACTATTCTTATTCAAGAACAGTGTAAGCAAAGTGACAATAAGCAAGCTCTTGCTTTCTTTTGTCGGATGAATAAGACTGGTTTTGAAGCTGATATGCGCCTGAACAACATATTGATAGCTGCATTTTGTAGGCAAAAGCAAATGAAGGAAAGCGAGAGGCTTTTTCAGTTAGTGGTGAGTCTTGGCTTGGTTCCAACTAAGGAGACATATACGTCTATGGTTAGCGGGTATTGTAAGGAAGGTGACATCGATCTGGCTTTGAGATATTTTCACAACATGAAGAGACATGGTTGCGTTCCTGATAGCTTCACTTATGGTTCACTAATAAGCGGTCTCTGCAAGAAGTCCATGGTAGATGAAGCTTGTAAGCTTTACGAAGCGATGATTGACAGAGGCTTGTCTCCTCCTGAGGTAACTCGGGTCACATTAGCATATGAGTATTGTAAGAGGAATGATTCAGCCAACGCAATGATCCTGCTTGAACCTTTAGATAAGAAACTGTGGATTAGAACTGTTAGGACACTTGTGAGAAAGTTGTGTAGCGAGAAGAAAGTCGGCGTGGCAGCTCTGTTCTTCCAGAAATTGTTGGAGAAAGATGGTACCGCTGATCGTGTCACCTTAGCTGCTTTCACTACAGCTTGTTCTGAGTCTGGTAAAAACAACCTTGTTGCTGATTTGACCGAGAGAATCTCCAGAGGAGTAGGCTAG
- the LOC104723050 gene encoding uncharacterized protein LOC104723050: MSYSTIISNNSLLSLATRFSTRGSRLQKCTLSMARSAVDETSDSGAFQRTASTVRNFVSRDSNSQFPAESGRYHLYISYACPWASRCISYLKIKGLDDAISFSSVKPIWGRTKETDEHMGWVFPGSGTEVQGADPDHLNGAKSVRELYEIASPNYTGKYTVPVLWDKKLKTVVNNESAEIIRMFNTEFNQIAGNPDLDLYPSHLQAKIDETNEWIYNGINNGVYRCGFAKKQEPYEEAVEQVYEALDRCEEILGKHRYICGNTLTETDIRLFVTLIRFDEVYAVHFKCNKKLLREYPNLFNYTKDIFQIPGMSSTVNMNHIKQHYYGSHPSINPFGIIPHGPNIDYTSPHDRHRFSK, from the exons ATGTCTTATTCCACGATCATCAGCAACAACAGCTTGCTCTCTCTCGCTACAAGGTTCAGTACTCGTGGATCTCGTCTTCAG AAGTGTACACTTTCAATGGCTCGATCTGCGGTTGATGAGACATCAGATTCAGGAGCTTTTCAAAGAACTGCATCAACAGTTCGAAACTTCGTTTCAAGAGACTCAAATTCTCAGTTTCCAGCTGAATCTGGTAGATACCATCTTTACATATCTTATGCTTGTCCATGGGCTTCTAGATGCATTTCATACTTGAAGATCAAAGGACTTGACGATGCAATAAGCTTCTCG TCTGTAAAACCCATTTGGGGAAGAACCAAAGAAACCGATGAGCATATGGGATGGGTCTTTCCGGGTTCAGGTACCGAGGTTCAAGGAGCTGATCCTGACCATCTTAATGGTGCAAAGAGTGTAAGAGAACTCTATGAGATTGCTAGCCCGAACTACACCGGGAAGTATACTGTTCCT GTTCTGTGGGATAAGAAGCTCAAAACTGTTGTAAACAACGAGAGTGCAGAAATAATCCGGATGTTCAACACCGAGTTCAATCAAATTGCGGGAAATCCTGATCTCGACCTTTACCCTTCTCATCTCCAAGCAAAAATCGATGAAACCAATGAATGGATCTACAATGGGATAAATAACGGTGTCTATAGATGCGGGTttgcaaagaaacaagaaccttATGAGGAG GCTGTTGAGCAAGTGTATGAAGCATTAGATAGATGCGAGGAGATTCTTGGAAAACACCGGTACATCTGTGGTAACACTTTGACTGAAACAGATATCAGATTGTTTGTCACCCTTATAAGATTTGACGAG GTTTATGCTGTCCACTTCAAATGCAACAAGAAACTCTTAAGGGAGTATCCGAATCTGTTCAACTACACGAAAGACATTTTCCAGATCCCCGGAATGAGTAGCACGGTGAACATGAATCACATTAAGCAGCATTACTATGGAAGCCACCCGTCAATTAACCCTTTCGGGATCATCCCTCATGGACCAAACATCGATTACACTTCGCCACATGATCGACACAGATTCTCCAAATGA